The following proteins come from a genomic window of Populus nigra chromosome 6, ddPopNigr1.1, whole genome shotgun sequence:
- the LOC133697676 gene encoding protein GET4-like encodes MSRERPRRAPLPSAEENIKKLENVINEGNYYGAQQMYKSISARYVSAQRHSEALDILHSGACLQLKNGQVTCGSELAVIYVEMLVKAKVPYDDGVLDCIRKIYKTFPQIPLPQDLGEDEDMQQLNEALGAAKIRVDCCLSFLKAAIKWSAEFGAHRNGSPELHVMLAEYVYSESPELDMTRVSYHFVRGNNPKKFASTLVNFMGKCYPGEDDLAIARAILMYLAMGNLRDANFLMDELKKHAQYKEHDLHRSDLIQFINHLLPTLQRDALPLFNMLRTKYKSSIDREPAFNERLDEIAELFYGVQRRNPLQGMFGDIFKMMG; translated from the exons ATGTCGCGAGAAAGACCAAGGAGGGCTCCACTCCCTTCTGCTGAAGAG AATATTAAGAAATTGGAGAATGTGATAAATGAGGGTAATTACTATGGAGCTCAGCAGATGTACAAGTCTATCAGTGCAAG ATACGTATCAGCTCAAAGACATTCTGAAGCTCTGGACATTCTTCACTCGGGAGCATGCCTCCAACTGAAAAATGGCCAG GTTACTTGTGGGTCGGAGCTTGCTGTGATCTATGTGGAGATGCTTGTTAAAGCAAAAGTTCCTTATGATGATGGTGTACTTG ATTGCATTAGAAAAATCTACAAGACATTTCCTCAGATACCTTTGCCACAAGACTTGGGAGAGGACGAAGATATGCAACAACTCAATGAAGCCCTTGGGGCTGCAAAAATACGTGTAGACTGCTGCCTGTCATTCTTAAAAGCTGCTATCAA GTGGTCTGCAGAGTTTGGAGCTCATAGGAATGGCTCTCCAGAACTACATGTTATGCTAGCGGAATATGTTTATTCTGAATCTCCTGAGCTG GACATGACTAGAGTATCATATCATTTTGTTAGAGGAAACAACCCAAAGAAGTTTGCATCTACTTTAGTCAATTTTATGGGCAAG TGTTATCCTGGTGAAGATGATTTGGCTATTGCACGAGCAATTTTAAT GTATTTAGCTATGGGTAATCTTAGAGATGCTAATTTTCTGATGGATGAGTTAAAGAAGCATGCACAATATAAGGAGCATGACCTTCACCGATCAGATTTGATCCAATTCATCAATCATCTTCTGCCAAC GTTGCAAAGAGATGCTTTACCTCTTTTCAATATGCTGAGAACTAAGTACAAGTCAAGCATAGACAGGGAACCTGCATTCAACGAG CGACTAGATGAAATTGCAGAGTTGTTCTATGGTGTACAACGTAGGAATCCCTTGCAAGGGATGTTTGGAGATATTTTCAAG ATGATGGGTTGA